The following proteins come from a genomic window of Aquimarina sp. MAR_2010_214:
- a CDS encoding polyamine aminopropyltransferase has product MLKTNKSLWLKIAIFATGVSGLTSEFILSTLASYFIGNLIVQWTIVLSIMLFAMGIGSRMSRLVTKRLLLAFLFIEFSLSILISFSPLLVYVFAAKTEFINIIIYGLALSVGFCIGFEIPLATRLNETHESLNKNISNIMSWDYIGSLIGGLLFAFWGLPELGITNTAFVFGTLNFIVAILLFWNYRSMLITEKKWINISIFLLAVILSIGFVSSEEIILYGEQSRYKDKIVYQEQSKYQHITVTQWKEHYWLYINGNQQLSTFDEFLYHEPMVHPIMALTPEHKNILIIGGGDGFNVKELLKYEEVSTITLVDLDPAMTKLGKEFEGIVKYNESALQNPKVTIVNDDGFTFLKENETYYDIIIVDLPDAKTIEINKLYSLEFYRLAHHALRPNGHIITQAGSPYYATKAFYCIDKTMKTAGFTNLQMHNQVLTLGEWGWILGSKKHTKEQMIKRLKQASYKNLNNKWLNKEAIDLITSFGKPLTDTSQVEINTINSPMLYKYYLNGNWDMY; this is encoded by the coding sequence ATGCTAAAAACAAATAAGAGCTTATGGCTTAAAATTGCCATTTTTGCGACAGGGGTTTCTGGGTTAACCTCAGAATTTATTTTGTCAACATTGGCATCTTATTTTATAGGAAACTTAATAGTACAATGGACTATTGTATTGTCTATAATGCTGTTTGCTATGGGAATCGGTAGTCGTATGAGTCGATTGGTGACTAAACGTTTATTATTAGCATTTCTTTTTATAGAATTTTCATTATCCATTCTGATTAGCTTTTCTCCATTATTAGTATATGTATTCGCTGCAAAAACAGAATTTATAAATATTATTATATACGGATTAGCATTGTCTGTAGGTTTTTGTATAGGATTTGAAATCCCTTTAGCAACAAGGCTTAATGAAACTCATGAGTCTTTAAATAAAAATATTTCCAATATTATGTCTTGGGACTATATAGGAAGTCTTATTGGAGGTTTGTTGTTCGCCTTTTGGGGTCTTCCAGAATTAGGGATTACGAATACTGCATTTGTTTTTGGAACCTTAAATTTTATAGTAGCCATACTTTTATTTTGGAATTATAGAAGTATGTTAATTACAGAAAAAAAATGGATAAACATCAGCATATTTTTGTTAGCTGTTATTTTAAGTATTGGGTTTGTTTCATCAGAAGAAATAATTTTATACGGTGAACAATCAAGGTATAAAGATAAAATAGTCTATCAAGAACAATCTAAATACCAGCATATTACTGTTACACAATGGAAAGAGCATTATTGGTTGTACATTAATGGAAATCAACAGTTAAGTACGTTCGATGAATTTTTATATCATGAACCAATGGTGCATCCCATTATGGCACTAACTCCTGAACATAAAAATATCCTGATCATCGGAGGAGGAGATGGTTTTAATGTAAAAGAACTACTAAAATACGAAGAAGTAAGTACTATTACACTTGTAGATTTAGACCCGGCGATGACTAAGCTAGGTAAAGAGTTTGAAGGGATTGTGAAATACAATGAATCAGCACTGCAAAACCCTAAAGTAACCATTGTAAATGATGATGGATTTACTTTTTTAAAAGAAAACGAAACGTATTATGATATTATAATAGTGGATTTGCCTGATGCTAAAACCATAGAAATTAATAAGCTCTACTCACTAGAGTTTTATCGTTTAGCACACCATGCATTGAGACCTAATGGTCATATTATTACACAAGCTGGAAGCCCTTATTATGCGACAAAAGCGTTTTATTGTATTGATAAAACAATGAAAACAGCTGGTTTTACTAACTTACAAATGCATAATCAAGTGTTGACTTTAGGTGAGTGGGGTTGGATATTGGGTAGTAAAAAACATACCAAAGAACAGATGATAAAGCGGTTAAAGCAAGCTTCATATAAAAATCTTAATAATAAATGGCTCAATAAAGAAGCAATAGATTTAATTACCTCTTTCGGAAAACCACTTACAGATACATCTCAGGTCGAAATCAATACAATTAACTCTCCCATGCTTTATAAGTATTATTTGAATGGTAATTGGGATATGTATTAA
- a CDS encoding DUF350 domain-containing protein, which translates to MQFNFLETIDNLITALIYLIVSFVLFLIGKKVYQLFHRSINMDQELVEKDNLAFSFANVGYYIAMVIVISAVYSGEGIGHIVDDLIEVGIYGLLSIFLLNVSILISDKVILRKFSIKKEIVEDQNVGVGILEAAICIANSLVIYGVITENQDNFFEILILWLIAQFVLALVSVVYNKITPYDIHEYIKKDNVAVGIGFSGAIVAVANLVRFGTQMEADSWIVVGENLLLETGIGLLLLPLARVLTDKILLPKRNLTDEIVNQEKPNNGAAIIEAFSYIGGSILICLSFA; encoded by the coding sequence ATGCAGTTTAATTTTTTAGAAACTATAGATAATTTGATTACAGCATTAATCTATTTAATCGTCAGTTTTGTCTTATTCTTAATCGGTAAAAAAGTATATCAATTGTTTCATAGAAGCATTAATATGGATCAAGAATTAGTAGAAAAGGATAATTTGGCGTTTTCATTTGCAAATGTTGGTTATTATATCGCAATGGTGATCGTAATATCTGCTGTATATTCTGGAGAAGGGATCGGACATATTGTGGATGACCTTATAGAAGTTGGGATATATGGCTTATTATCCATTTTTTTGCTGAATGTATCTATTTTAATTTCCGACAAAGTCATATTAAGAAAGTTTTCAATAAAAAAAGAAATTGTAGAGGATCAAAATGTCGGTGTCGGTATTTTAGAAGCTGCTATATGCATTGCCAATAGTTTAGTAATTTATGGTGTAATTACAGAAAATCAAGATAATTTTTTCGAAATACTTATTCTTTGGTTGATTGCACAGTTTGTTTTGGCGTTAGTGAGTGTTGTATATAATAAGATAACACCATATGATATCCACGAGTATATCAAAAAGGATAATGTAGCTGTAGGAATTGGGTTTTCAGGAGCCATAGTGGCAGTTGCTAATTTGGTGCGTTTTGGAACACAAATGGAAGCGGATAGTTGGATTGTAGTTGGAGAAAATTTATTGCTGGAAACAGGAATAGGTCTGTTATTACTGCCTTTAGCAAGGGTCTTAACGGATAAAATATTACTCCCTAAAAGAAATCTTACTGATGAAATTGTAAATCAAGAAAAACCAAATAATGGAGCTGCAATCATTGAAGCTTTTTCATATATAGGAGGATCGATACTTATCTGTCTAAGTTTTGCATAA
- a CDS encoding DUF4178 domain-containing protein: MGIFNFFKKDKPESIVDFTVNDLKKGYILDYFLKTWEVKNVYVYDWGNNSFSREYFLDSGDESLYLYVEEDDDLICSIWNKIDVLDILPNLIEIITSTDEAPNSINYNNTTFVKISSSLGHCMEEGDEEGYDELVNWTYQNSDNKELISIDRVGEEEFEVAHGNYVKEFEFSNILPR; this comes from the coding sequence ATGGGAATATTTAATTTTTTTAAAAAAGACAAACCAGAAAGTATTGTTGATTTTACAGTAAATGATCTTAAAAAAGGATATATACTGGATTATTTTCTAAAAACTTGGGAAGTTAAGAACGTATATGTATACGATTGGGGGAATAACTCTTTTTCGAGAGAATATTTCTTGGATTCAGGTGATGAATCATTATATCTTTATGTAGAAGAAGATGATGATTTAATCTGTTCTATTTGGAATAAAATCGACGTATTAGATATTTTACCTAATTTAATAGAAATTATAACTTCGACTGATGAAGCACCTAATTCTATAAACTATAATAATACTACTTTTGTAAAAATTAGTTCTAGTTTAGGTCATTGTATGGAAGAAGGTGATGAGGAAGGCTACGATGAACTGGTTAATTGGACGTATCAGAATAGTGATAATAAAGAGTTAATCTCTATCGATAGAGTTGGCGAAGAAGAATTTGAAGTAGCTCATGGGAACTATGTAAAAGAGTTTGAGTTTTCTAATATTCTTCCAAGATAA
- a CDS encoding ion transporter yields MNYNSIKKRSYEILEKGEADDKWSRRVDLFIVYLIFFNILAVVLESVNWLKKDYQDIFDFIELFSICVFTIEYIFRIWSITEKEEYSGPIRGRLKYLFSFFSIIDLLALVPAYIPLLVAVDARVIRGVRLIRLFRILKLSRYNNAFSHIRHVFLSKKEELVISLFAVLTLLVVSSSLMYFVENEAQPDAFSSIPATMWWGVATLTTVGYGDVYPITGLGKFMAGIMAILGVGLFALPAGILANGFGSSLEKDKDKTTCKHCGKSIN; encoded by the coding sequence ATGAATTACAATAGCATTAAAAAAAGATCTTATGAAATTCTAGAAAAAGGAGAAGCCGATGATAAATGGAGTAGAAGAGTGGATTTATTTATTGTCTATTTAATTTTTTTCAATATTCTAGCCGTTGTTTTAGAGTCTGTTAATTGGTTAAAAAAAGACTATCAAGATATATTTGATTTCATAGAACTGTTTTCTATTTGTGTTTTTACAATTGAATATATATTCAGAATATGGTCAATTACAGAGAAAGAAGAATATTCAGGACCTATTAGGGGAAGACTAAAATATTTATTTTCTTTTTTTAGTATCATTGATTTATTAGCACTAGTGCCGGCTTATATTCCTTTGTTAGTTGCCGTAGATGCTAGGGTAATTAGAGGAGTGCGATTAATTAGACTATTTAGAATTTTAAAATTATCAAGATATAATAATGCGTTCAGTCACATACGTCATGTATTCTTGTCTAAAAAAGAAGAACTAGTGATTTCACTTTTTGCCGTATTAACATTGTTGGTTGTCTCATCAAGTCTGATGTATTTTGTTGAAAATGAAGCTCAGCCAGATGCTTTTTCGAGTATACCGGCAACCATGTGGTGGGGAGTAGCTACACTTACAACAGTGGGTTATGGTGATGTATATCCGATTACAGGGTTAGGTAAATTTATGGCAGGGATCATGGCAATTTTGGGTGTTGGATTATTTGCATTACCCGCAGGTATTTTAGCAAATGGATTTGGAAGTTCATTAGAAAAAGACAAGGATAAAACAACTTGTAAACATTGTGGTAAGAGTATAAACTAA
- the speD gene encoding adenosylmethionine decarboxylase — protein sequence MNGLGLHILMEFHECSVDILDKLDILEVSMDEAATVAGATIIKSVFHQFAPQGVTGVVVIAESHLAIHTWPEYGYAAVDFFTCNTDMDYLLSYQLLAEKLKSKRHSYKSVERGLINNIAESN from the coding sequence ATGAATGGACTAGGATTGCATATACTTATGGAGTTCCATGAATGTTCTGTTGATATTCTTGATAAATTAGATATCTTAGAAGTTTCAATGGATGAAGCAGCAACTGTTGCAGGAGCAACGATCATAAAATCAGTATTTCATCAATTTGCACCCCAAGGAGTGACAGGTGTTGTCGTTATAGCCGAAAGTCACTTAGCAATACATACTTGGCCAGAATATGGATATGCAGCAGTAGATTTTTTTACTTGTAATACAGATATGGATTATCTTTTGTCTTATCAATTATTAGCTGAAAAACTGAAGTCTAAAAGACATTCTTACAAAAGTGTAGAACGAGGTTTGATTAATAATATAGCAGAAAGCAACTAA
- a CDS encoding PspA/IM30 family protein — translation MSLFKRLFTLGKAEANAVVDKLEDPIKMTEQGIRDMKKDLEDSLKALAEVKALEIRSKNDIAAETERALDYEKKAVLLLQKAANGKITSEEADRLASQALQKKTESEGHLERAKKEQALFSQNVSKLEGNVKELRNNINSWENELKTLKARVKVASATKNLNKQISEIDSSNTISLLEKMKDKVAEEEALSDAYGSIASKGKSIDDEIDNVLKDDPGNKISDSLAELKAKIASNKKDA, via the coding sequence ATGAGTTTGTTCAAGAGATTATTTACCCTCGGAAAAGCGGAGGCAAATGCAGTAGTAGATAAATTAGAAGACCCTATAAAAATGACAGAACAGGGTATTAGAGATATGAAAAAGGATTTAGAAGATAGTTTAAAAGCTTTAGCAGAGGTTAAAGCGTTAGAAATTAGATCCAAAAATGATATTGCGGCAGAAACTGAGAGAGCCTTAGATTATGAAAAAAAGGCAGTTTTGTTACTCCAGAAAGCGGCAAATGGGAAAATCACCTCAGAGGAGGCTGATCGTCTAGCAAGCCAAGCCTTACAGAAGAAAACAGAGTCAGAAGGACATTTAGAAAGAGCCAAAAAAGAACAGGCTTTATTTAGTCAAAATGTTAGTAAATTAGAAGGGAATGTTAAGGAATTGAGGAATAATATTAATTCCTGGGAAAATGAATTGAAAACACTAAAGGCTAGAGTAAAAGTGGCTTCAGCTACCAAAAATTTAAATAAACAAATCTCAGAGATTGATTCTTCTAACACTATTTCTTTATTAGAGAAAATGAAAGATAAAGTAGCAGAAGAAGAAGCATTATCTGATGCGTATGGCAGTATTGCTAGTAAAGGGAAATCTATAGATGATGAGATAGATAATGTGCTTAAGGATGATCCTGGAAATAAGATCTCAGATAGTTTGGCAGAGCTGAAAGCCAAAATAGCTTCTAATAAAAAGGATGCTTAA
- a CDS encoding RNA polymerase sigma factor, protein MNKKITSNSIKEAKFSNLFDKHYNRLYNYALKVLKETDLSEELVQETFIKLWENFENIKKSERSIESFLITTLKNKIIDDYRKKQTREKHTNLYTLNTSIETQIDKQWELVQRIEDIYTTLEQKTTDIFKLSRDKGLTYKEISKQKGVSVKTVELHISKALTAFKNGLKDYF, encoded by the coding sequence TTGAATAAAAAAATTACATCGAACTCTATCAAAGAGGCCAAATTCTCCAATTTGTTTGATAAACACTATAACAGATTGTACAATTATGCCCTCAAAGTTTTAAAAGAAACTGACCTTTCTGAGGAGTTGGTTCAAGAAACATTTATCAAACTTTGGGAAAACTTTGAAAACATCAAGAAGTCTGAGCGTTCTATAGAATCATTTTTAATTACAACACTCAAAAATAAAATTATAGATGATTATAGAAAAAAACAAACTAGAGAAAAGCATACTAATTTATACACATTAAATACCAGTATTGAAACTCAGATTGACAAACAATGGGAATTAGTACAACGTATTGAAGATATTTATACGACTCTTGAACAAAAAACAACAGATATTTTCAAGCTATCAAGAGATAAAGGTTTGACCTACAAAGAAATTTCTAAACAAAAAGGAGTTTCTGTAAAAACCGTAGAACTCCATATATCAAAGGCTTTAACAGCATTCAAAAATGGCTTAAAGGACTACTTTTAA